In one window of Vallitalea okinawensis DNA:
- a CDS encoding ketopantoate reductase family protein translates to MGEQDKRVLIFGAGAIGGSIGGWIAENYDNIYFLDKGKNAESMKKRGISTYLQGHKDEVVNASVKVVDNISECEPVDIIVIGVKTYSLDVVCQFIKENVKNEPIILTLQNGIDNQQIVPKYFRKVIYGVISYNAWFDEPGVIGYQKKGPIILGTPDNSLIKEMEELKGIFSKGVETVITDHLKDAVYSKMVINLTNSLTTIIGLGYKEVTSMKLFKKVLTNLTYEGVKIVKASGYKECKLGGMPSWGTLWSASHLPNFLTNGIFKKNVSKMVLSSMGQDILQRKGHETELETLNGHLIKMADKAGVNIPYNKAVYELCREEFNKPVFNPIPIEKVWERVQKYL, encoded by the coding sequence ATGGGTGAACAAGACAAGAGGGTTTTAATTTTTGGTGCAGGCGCTATTGGGGGATCTATTGGAGGGTGGATAGCTGAAAATTATGACAATATCTATTTTCTCGATAAAGGTAAAAATGCTGAATCGATGAAAAAAAGAGGAATATCAACATACCTTCAAGGACATAAGGATGAAGTTGTAAATGCATCTGTTAAAGTCGTTGATAACATTAGTGAGTGTGAGCCTGTTGATATCATTGTTATTGGTGTAAAAACCTATAGCTTAGATGTTGTATGTCAATTTATTAAAGAAAATGTTAAAAATGAGCCTATCATACTTACACTTCAAAATGGAATCGATAATCAACAGATAGTACCAAAATATTTTAGGAAGGTCATTTATGGTGTTATTAGTTATAATGCATGGTTTGATGAACCTGGCGTCATTGGTTATCAGAAGAAAGGACCTATTATTTTAGGAACACCTGATAATAGTTTGATAAAAGAGATGGAAGAGTTAAAGGGTATTTTCAGTAAGGGTGTTGAAACAGTAATAACTGATCATCTTAAGGATGCTGTTTATTCTAAAATGGTTATTAATCTTACTAATTCATTGACAACAATAATTGGTCTAGGCTATAAGGAAGTAACATCCATGAAGTTATTCAAGAAAGTTTTAACCAATCTAACCTACGAAGGTGTGAAAATTGTGAAAGCATCTGGGTATAAGGAATGTAAGTTAGGAGGCATGCCTTCATGGGGGACACTTTGGTCAGCTTCTCATCTACCTAACTTCTTGACGAATGGTATTTTTAAAAAGAATGTATCAAAAATGGTGCTAAGTAGTATGGGGCAGGATATACTGCAGCGAAAGGGCCACGAAACAGAGTTAGAAACATTAAATGGGCACCTTATCAAAATGGCGGATAAAGCAGGTGTGAACATTCCCTATAATAAAGCTGTATATGAGTTATGCAGAGAAGAATTTAATAAGCCAGTATTTAACCCCATACCTATAGAAAAGGTCTGGGAAAGAGTTCAAAAATATTTATAA
- a CDS encoding TetR/AcrR family transcriptional regulator, translated as MEEKIISREVIQGHAVELFHQKGVDATSINELVKTCGIAKGTFYLYFRDKDDLVESVFDRYRQNFIQEVIDKNKAIHKVTYFADSLIEYFNKNQMFLIEIRKHMSTYKKYDYIEKTVKAFTKVIVNYLKFYEEYTVKNIDIYNQALIVMILEICYQGIIDGSCDDKEEAKKILCDVFKRFFGCN; from the coding sequence GTGGAAGAAAAAATCATTAGCAGAGAGGTCATTCAAGGTCATGCAGTAGAATTATTTCATCAAAAGGGTGTTGATGCTACTTCTATTAATGAGTTAGTTAAGACGTGCGGTATAGCGAAAGGAACATTTTATCTTTACTTTAGGGATAAAGACGATTTAGTAGAATCGGTTTTTGATCGGTATAGGCAAAATTTTATTCAGGAAGTCATCGATAAGAATAAAGCTATTCATAAAGTAACCTATTTTGCAGATTCTCTTATTGAATATTTTAATAAGAATCAAATGTTTTTAATAGAAATAAGAAAGCATATGAGTACTTATAAAAAGTATGACTATATCGAAAAAACAGTAAAGGCATTTACAAAAGTTATCGTAAATTATTTGAAATTTTATGAAGAATACACCGTTAAAAATATTGATATCTACAATCAAGCTTTAATTGTTATGATATTGGAAATATGTTATCAGGGTATTATCGATGGAAGTTGCGATGATAAAGAAGAAGCTAAAAAGATACTTTGTGATGTATTTAAAAGATTTTTTGGTTGTAATTAA
- a CDS encoding ABC transporter permease codes for MIDILQGLALAKKSFERDQVYLLNHIVNNIGSLVFGYINVRIWLAVLGNTVEGMEAVTYLMVNQAGLWLVMFLPYGCYIPKKVHDGSIAYEMLRPYSLLYGSFFEVLGHIVYNFLFRSMPIFLFSVIAMGVALPNIHQILPYLITLTNGVIIAFLINYFIGLWSIKFLSINGVQMLYYFAGTLFSGAFIHLQYYPSYFKELVMHLPFAYTSYVPTAVYQGQFDFTQAFISQWAWISLLFIIAYFLSGRLTKKMAIQGG; via the coding sequence GTGATTGATATCTTACAAGGATTAGCACTTGCAAAAAAATCCTTTGAAAGAGACCAAGTCTATCTACTGAATCATATTGTTAACAACATTGGTAGTCTTGTTTTTGGTTACATCAATGTGAGAATTTGGCTGGCTGTATTAGGTAATACCGTTGAAGGCATGGAAGCAGTAACCTATCTTATGGTTAATCAAGCTGGACTATGGCTTGTCATGTTTTTACCTTATGGCTGTTACATACCCAAGAAAGTACATGATGGTTCTATTGCATACGAAATGCTACGACCATATAGCTTACTTTATGGTAGTTTCTTCGAAGTACTAGGACATATCGTCTACAACTTTCTATTTCGTTCAATGCCAATTTTTCTTTTTAGCGTTATTGCTATGGGGGTTGCACTTCCTAATATTCATCAGATTCTACCTTATTTGATTACTTTAACCAATGGTGTTATTATTGCTTTTTTGATTAACTACTTTATCGGTCTCTGGAGTATTAAATTTCTATCCATCAACGGTGTTCAAATGCTCTACTATTTTGCTGGCACATTGTTTAGTGGCGCCTTTATCCATCTTCAATATTACCCAAGTTATTTTAAAGAACTCGTTATGCACCTCCCCTTCGCATACACTTCTTACGTACCAACTGCGGTGTATCAAGGACAATTTGATTTCACACAGGCTTTTATAAGTCAGTGGGCTTGGATTAGCCTATTATTTATAATTGCTTATTTTCTATCTGGACGCCTAACAAAAAAGATGGCTATACAAGGAGGTTAA
- a CDS encoding ABC transporter ATP-binding protein, whose translation MSFITVEGLRKDYTIYEKKSLFTRHKRKIEALKDVNFTVNKGEFLGYIGPNGAGKSTTIKILTGIMTPSGGSARVGDYIPYQDRKRYVRNIGVVFGQKTQMWWDLPVIDTYELLKGIHKVDDQTYKKQLDYLIDNLFLQDILKQPVRQLSLGQRMRAELGACMIHDPDLLFLDEPTIGLDIVSKHKVIDFLREINEGGKTIFLTTHDMKDIEVLCNEMLVLNHGDIVYKGKVEQLKSIMDLPIKVVAQLGYHDNNPLLDYLLHQFNGVYDSDKTELTLSLNTKEKTSDIAKTLFNNFNVEDFKVEEPSIEEIIKLVYTQ comes from the coding sequence ATGTCATTTATAACTGTTGAAGGTTTAAGAAAAGATTATACAATCTATGAAAAGAAAAGTCTATTTACCAGACATAAAAGAAAGATTGAAGCTCTAAAAGATGTCAATTTCACTGTCAATAAAGGTGAATTCTTAGGGTATATCGGTCCCAATGGAGCTGGTAAATCAACAACCATAAAAATTTTAACTGGTATCATGACTCCGAGCGGTGGAAGCGCTAGGGTAGGTGACTACATTCCATACCAGGACCGAAAAAGGTATGTCAGAAATATCGGTGTTGTCTTTGGTCAAAAGACTCAAATGTGGTGGGACTTACCTGTCATTGATACTTACGAACTGCTTAAAGGTATCCATAAAGTTGATGATCAGACCTATAAAAAACAATTGGACTATCTGATAGATAACTTATTCCTCCAAGATATTCTGAAGCAACCAGTAAGACAGCTAAGCCTTGGACAACGAATGCGAGCTGAGTTAGGAGCGTGCATGATTCATGACCCGGACCTACTCTTCCTAGATGAGCCAACTATAGGATTAGATATAGTCTCTAAGCATAAAGTTATTGACTTTCTTCGTGAAATCAATGAAGGAGGAAAAACCATTTTCCTAACGACTCACGATATGAAGGATATTGAAGTTCTCTGTAATGAGATGCTGGTTCTAAATCATGGCGACATTGTCTATAAGGGTAAGGTAGAACAATTGAAATCTATTATGGACTTACCCATTAAAGTAGTAGCTCAATTGGGTTACCATGATAACAATCCTCTACTCGATTATCTACTTCACCAATTCAACGGCGTCTACGATTCAGATAAAACAGAATTAACCCTTTCATTAAATACTAAAGAAAAAACTTCGGATATTGCAAAAACACTGTTTAATAATTTTAATGTAGAGGATTTTAAGGTGGAGGAACCTAGTATAGAAGAAATAATCAAACTTGTTTATACCCAATAA
- a CDS encoding exodeoxyribonuclease III → MKLISWNVNGIRACVKKGFLDFFKEIDADIFCIQESKLQEGQIDLDLEGYHQYWNYAVKKGYSGTAIFTKKEPLSTVYGMGIEEHDQEGRVITLEYEDFYVMTIYTPNSQRGLMRLEYRMKWEDDLRAYIKGLEENKPVIMCGDLNVAHQEIDIKNPKANRKNAGFTDEERGKMTEFIEAGFIDTYRHFYPDQDGSYTWWSYRFNARANNVGWRLDYFNVSESLKPRIISAHIHSEVLGSDHCPIELVIE, encoded by the coding sequence ATGAAACTTATCTCGTGGAATGTTAATGGTATTCGAGCATGTGTCAAAAAAGGTTTTCTAGATTTTTTTAAAGAAATAGATGCAGATATCTTTTGTATTCAAGAAAGCAAGTTACAAGAAGGTCAGATTGATTTAGACTTAGAAGGCTATCATCAATACTGGAATTATGCAGTGAAGAAGGGGTACTCTGGGACGGCTATTTTTACTAAGAAAGAACCTCTTAGTACTGTATATGGCATGGGCATCGAAGAACATGATCAAGAAGGTAGAGTTATTACCTTAGAGTATGAGGATTTTTATGTGATGACAATTTATACTCCTAACTCACAACGTGGTCTAATGCGCTTAGAGTACCGTATGAAGTGGGAAGATGACCTAAGAGCTTATATTAAAGGATTAGAAGAGAATAAGCCTGTTATCATGTGTGGTGACCTTAATGTAGCCCATCAAGAAATCGATATCAAAAACCCAAAAGCCAATAGAAAAAACGCAGGATTCACTGATGAGGAAAGGGGAAAGATGACAGAATTTATAGAAGCAGGATTTATTGATACATATCGTCATTTTTATCCAGATCAAGATGGGAGTTATACATGGTGGTCATATCGTTTCAACGCAAGAGCTAATAATGTGGGGTGGCGTCTTGATTACTTCAATGTATCTGAGTCACTCAAGCCTAGAATAATAAGTGCTCATATTCACTCAGAAGTATTGGGTTCTGATCATTGTCCTATTGAACTAGTTATTGAATAA
- the blaOXA gene encoding class D beta-lactamase: MKKIILLFITLLITMISLSACDNVDQEADSITISDFSEPYRISDDLTIEKVQEQVYVVNHEFPWPANSLIVEMDNGELVLVDTPYTPEATQLLLEWMEEEFGERSTIAINTHFHFDNLGGNQALINNDIPIYGSSMIKEMIEERGEAARQLMLSWLSDPKDEDYKKKYEELEYIVPTEVFNIQDGMTLTFDKEVVEIFYPGESHSLDAVVVYFPDKKVLFGGCMMKSLDDYTLGNTADANIKEWPKSVKKVNEEFSDVGVVIPGHGQWGNRELITHTINLFDIEENTTKVIEQDLSQYFQGYEGCFILYDSSGHEYVVYNEEKSQKQIPPCSTFKIYHSLIGLETGVLEDQNTVFQWDGTEQPIESWNQDHTLKTAVANSVVWYFQQVATEIGEDRMASYLEEFNYGNKDISGGQTEFWLQSSLKISPMEQVNLLSQFYNYELPVKKENINIVKDILILSEENGRTLSGKTGTGVVDGNVVNGWFVGYMEEESNVYYFACNIEAEKDAYSSEAKKITEKILKDKGLY, translated from the coding sequence ATGAAGAAAATTATCTTACTATTTATCACACTACTTATTACAATGATTAGCTTATCAGCGTGCGACAATGTAGATCAAGAAGCTGATTCTATTACAATATCAGATTTTTCAGAACCATATAGAATAAGTGATGATCTTACTATTGAAAAAGTTCAAGAACAAGTTTATGTGGTTAATCATGAATTCCCATGGCCGGCCAACTCACTTATTGTTGAAATGGACAATGGAGAGTTAGTTTTAGTAGATACGCCTTATACACCGGAGGCCACCCAATTGCTGCTAGAATGGATGGAAGAAGAATTTGGTGAAAGAAGTACCATAGCTATCAATACTCATTTTCATTTTGATAATTTAGGTGGTAATCAAGCACTAATTAATAATGATATCCCTATTTATGGTTCCAGTATGATTAAGGAAATGATTGAAGAACGTGGGGAAGCCGCTCGACAGCTTATGCTAAGTTGGCTTTCAGATCCTAAAGATGAGGACTATAAAAAGAAATATGAGGAACTAGAATATATTGTTCCCACAGAAGTTTTCAATATTCAAGATGGAATGACATTAACCTTTGATAAAGAGGTAGTGGAGATTTTTTACCCTGGTGAATCCCATTCTCTAGATGCTGTTGTGGTATACTTCCCAGATAAAAAAGTCTTATTTGGTGGATGTATGATGAAAAGTTTAGATGATTATACACTAGGCAATACAGCTGATGCCAATATCAAAGAATGGCCAAAATCAGTTAAAAAGGTAAATGAAGAGTTTTCAGATGTGGGAGTCGTCATACCAGGTCATGGACAGTGGGGGAACAGAGAACTTATAACCCATACCATAAATTTATTCGATATTGAAGAGAATACCACTAAAGTTATTGAACAAGATTTAAGCCAATATTTTCAAGGGTACGAAGGTTGTTTTATATTATATGATAGCAGTGGTCATGAGTATGTGGTCTATAATGAAGAGAAAAGTCAAAAACAAATTCCACCATGCTCCACATTTAAAATCTATCATTCCCTTATTGGTTTAGAAACAGGAGTTCTTGAAGATCAAAATACTGTATTCCAGTGGGATGGTACAGAGCAGCCTATAGAATCATGGAATCAAGATCATACTCTGAAAACAGCAGTTGCTAACTCGGTTGTATGGTATTTTCAGCAGGTAGCTACTGAAATAGGTGAGGATAGAATGGCTTCTTATCTGGAAGAGTTTAATTATGGTAATAAAGACATTTCAGGGGGACAAACAGAATTTTGGTTACAGTCATCTCTTAAAATATCACCCATGGAACAAGTGAATCTCTTAAGTCAATTTTATAACTACGAATTACCTGTAAAGAAGGAGAATATTAATATTGTTAAAGATATCCTCATTTTATCAGAGGAAAATGGTAGAACCCTATCAGGAAAGACTGGAACAGGTGTGGTTGATGGAAATGTGGTCAATGGATGGTTTGTTGGTTATATGGAGGAAGAGAGTAATGTTTATTACTTTGCTTGTAACATTGAAGCGGAAAAAGATGCATATAGTAGCGAAGCAAAGAAGATAACTGAAAAAATATTAAAAGATAAAGGGTTATATTGA
- a CDS encoding flagellin, which yields MIQFPFLKMVNNMNHLFLRQSKLSLQLSTGKRINCAADDPAGLAISERMRAQIRGLQQAQRNAQDGISMIQTAEGGMNEIHSILQRMNELSVQAANGTNTDEDRQKLNEEFQQLKEAIDQIASDTEFNTKTLIDGSHETNGIHLQVGPNSGNSIEVKIGNLSKAALDIDGLDISTEDGAKEAMEKVKGAIQTTSTERGRLGAMQNRLEHTISNLSNYEENLIAAESRIRDVDMAKAIVEFTKNQILIQAAQAVMAQAMQMEKDRIKQLLESI from the coding sequence ATGATTCAATTCCCTTTTCTTAAGATGGTCAATAACATGAATCATTTATTTCTTCGTCAGTCCAAATTAAGTCTCCAGTTAAGTACTGGAAAAAGAATCAATTGTGCAGCAGATGATCCGGCTGGATTAGCTATTTCAGAACGAATGAGAGCTCAGATTCGTGGATTACAACAGGCTCAGAGAAACGCCCAAGATGGTATTTCTATGATTCAGACTGCTGAAGGTGGTATGAATGAAATTCATAGTATACTTCAAAGAATGAACGAATTATCAGTACAAGCAGCTAATGGTACAAACACTGATGAGGATAGACAAAAATTGAATGAAGAATTTCAGCAATTAAAGGAAGCCATTGACCAGATAGCATCAGATACAGAATTTAATACGAAGACGCTGATAGATGGATCTCATGAAACCAATGGCATTCACTTACAAGTAGGTCCTAATTCAGGAAACAGTATCGAGGTGAAGATCGGTAATTTATCAAAAGCAGCCTTAGATATAGATGGATTAGATATCTCTACAGAAGACGGAGCTAAAGAAGCCATGGAGAAGGTTAAAGGTGCCATTCAAACCACTTCAACAGAAAGAGGACGATTAGGTGCTATGCAGAACCGTTTAGAGCATACAATAAGTAATCTATCCAATTATGAAGAAAATCTGATCGCTGCAGAGAGTCGTATTAGAGATGTGGATATGGCAAAGGCAATAGTGGAATTTACTAAGAATCAAATACTTATTCAAGCAGCACAAGCTGTCATGGCACAAGCCATGCAAATGGAAAAAGATCGTATAAAGCAACTTCTTGAAAGTATATAA
- a CDS encoding acetoacetate decarboxylase family protein — protein MKATRQYDAEMLKNEHLFRDPFYSRFNLRPFDLQLDDDITKTYQFPTFYGDVTTAIGIFTCSSKKAKEMMPHPKMKPVILMPGKALVIFSCYEYKNVMGIPGYNEIAMTIPIMVDPKVNVPILPMVMDGAFKKFGYYVFSMPVTSYENQLRGLGIWGLPKVVEDIDIYDDNKNCVTVAMEDDGSKYFELRVPKCGKPTDFDVTSNLYSVLDNKLLQAETNFKAVFNVNKSSDIPSNESWLKLYDTPRGRILKNLEIDEKPFQFRYAEHMTACFDLPNPNYTVPFKF, from the coding sequence ATGAAGGCAACCAGACAATATGATGCTGAAATGCTAAAGAATGAACATTTATTTAGAGATCCATTTTATTCTCGATTTAATCTAAGACCCTTTGACCTTCAATTGGATGATGATATTACGAAAACCTATCAATTTCCTACTTTCTATGGTGATGTAACTACAGCTATTGGTATTTTTACTTGCTCAAGTAAGAAGGCTAAAGAAATGATGCCACATCCAAAAATGAAGCCGGTTATTCTTATGCCAGGTAAAGCACTTGTCATATTTTCTTGTTACGAATATAAAAATGTTATGGGTATACCCGGTTATAATGAAATCGCTATGACCATACCGATTATGGTTGATCCTAAGGTGAATGTACCGATTTTACCGATGGTTATGGATGGGGCTTTTAAGAAGTTTGGGTATTATGTTTTTTCTATGCCTGTTACATCATATGAAAATCAGTTAAGAGGACTAGGTATCTGGGGGTTACCAAAAGTAGTTGAGGATATTGACATATATGATGATAATAAGAACTGTGTTACTGTTGCAATGGAAGATGATGGATCTAAATACTTTGAATTAAGGGTACCAAAGTGTGGAAAGCCAACAGACTTTGATGTTACCTCTAACCTATATTCTGTATTAGATAATAAACTTTTACAGGCAGAGACAAACTTTAAAGCAGTATTCAACGTTAATAAATCATCAGATATACCATCCAATGAATCATGGTTGAAACTATACGATACACCAAGAGGAAGAATATTAAAGAACCTTGAAATTGATGAGAAACCATTCCAATTTAGGTATGCAGAGCATATGACAGCATGTTTCGATCTTCCAAATCCAAATTACACAGTACCATTTAAATTTTAA
- a CDS encoding BlaI/MecI/CopY family transcriptional regulator: MKEIPHISEAEWKVMKVIWTESPISASEIIDRLGVQSTWKPKTIKTLLSRLVKKEALDFKMDGRRYLYYPLITEKDCRKAENQSFLQKVYGGAFNVMFANFLEEQQLSKKDLEELKQILNRKEE, encoded by the coding sequence ATGAAAGAAATTCCACATATATCAGAAGCAGAATGGAAAGTCATGAAAGTTATTTGGACCGAATCTCCTATTTCTGCTAGTGAGATAATTGATAGATTAGGTGTTCAGAGCACATGGAAACCAAAAACCATTAAAACATTGCTAAGTCGATTGGTTAAGAAAGAAGCCTTAGATTTCAAAATGGATGGAAGACGTTATTTATACTATCCGTTAATTACAGAGAAAGATTGTAGAAAGGCAGAAAACCAATCATTTTTACAGAAGGTTTATGGTGGAGCATTTAATGTAATGTTTGCTAATTTCTTAGAAGAACAGCAGCTATCAAAAAAAGATTTAGAAGAATTGAAGCAAATTCTTAATCGTAAAGAAGAATGA
- a CDS encoding ABC transporter permease yields the protein MTLFVTLFKASLKSDAQYKFDFVINIIGNFLGLFADFLIVAFILLRFQSIDGWELHEVALMYAIVEFGFGVYRFIGDGFNNFEQLILSGKFDTLLIRPAPALVQVMLQKVDFKRLGMILQALAVGIWGLSNVNFISTTYYIYLPILLVASVAMNLAISILLAAIAFWTGKNEDIIILGHYSTRKAASYPATIYHSIFTHALTFIIPFFTISYYPLLYLTGKSKQILFLIAPIIGVLVISFLAYMVWNTGIKRYSSTGT from the coding sequence ATGACACTATTTGTTACTCTCTTTAAAGCATCTTTAAAAAGCGATGCCCAATATAAGTTTGATTTTGTTATTAATATCATTGGTAACTTTTTAGGTCTTTTTGCTGACTTTTTAATTGTTGCCTTTATACTGTTAAGATTTCAAAGTATAGATGGATGGGAACTTCATGAAGTTGCATTAATGTACGCTATTGTTGAATTTGGTTTTGGTGTTTATCGCTTTATTGGTGATGGATTCAATAACTTTGAACAACTGATTCTCAGCGGTAAATTTGATACATTACTTATACGCCCGGCTCCGGCTTTGGTACAAGTTATGTTACAGAAAGTGGACTTTAAAAGACTTGGAATGATCTTACAAGCTTTAGCTGTTGGTATATGGGGGCTATCAAATGTGAACTTTATAAGTACCACCTATTATATATACCTTCCCATACTTTTAGTAGCTTCAGTAGCCATGAATTTAGCTATTAGTATTTTATTAGCCGCCATCGCTTTTTGGACAGGAAAGAATGAGGATATTATTATTTTAGGTCATTATTCTACTCGTAAAGCTGCTAGTTATCCGGCAACCATCTATCATTCCATTTTTACCCATGCACTTACTTTTATCATTCCTTTTTTCACCATAAGCTACTATCCATTATTGTATCTAACGGGTAAATCGAAGCAGATTTTATTTTTAATTGCGCCAATTATAGGTGTGTTAGTTATTAGCTTTCTGGCTTATATGGTCTGGAATACAGGTATAAAACGTTACTCAAGCACAGGTACATAA